Within the Planctomycetota bacterium genome, the region CCGGCTGCTTGGTGATGACCCGTGGGAGCAGCCGTCCGACACGCCCGGGCCGGAATCGGCGGACGCTGGTCCACTCCCCCACGCCCAGCCGGGCGATCCGCTCGGCGTTGTCGAACTGATCGTGGGCCATCGGCATCACCAGTTGCGGAATGCCCGCGGCCAACGCCTGGCTCATCGTCCCGATCCCGCCGTGGTGGACCAGTGCCGCACACCTTGGCAGTAGTTGGCTGAACGGTGCATACGGCACGTGCAGCATTCCCGGCGGCAGATCGTCGGCAACGTTCTCCGCATGGCGTGTGAGCAGAAGCCCACGCACGCCGGCCTTTTGGCAGGCACGAACCGCGACGTCAAAGAACCGTCGGCCGTGCCGCATCGCGCTACCAGGCGTGAATGCGATCGGCGGATCGTCGTCGTCGATCCACTCCCGCAAGTGCTCGGGCATCGGTGTGACGTCCTTTTCGTCGTACAACGGGAAGCCGGCGAGCTTCGCGTTGGTCGGCCAGTCGGCTTGGGGTGGTGCGAACCAATCGGGCCACATGCCCAGCGATAACGCGCCTTCGTGGACATACTTGCTCATCACCCGTGCCACCGGTGGCAGGCCGATGCCGGCGCGGAAGTCGTTGAGTTCCGGGGCGATCTTCGGGTCCAGCACCATCTTGTCCGCGCCGTCGTAAAAGCGCTCGAGCACGAACCGTGGCATGCGGTTGACGATCGCCGGCACCCCCGGCAAGCGCGGCGGGGCGTGGACGCTCCAAAGCACCGTCGGCTGGAGATGGACCGATGCGCACGGAATGCCGTGTTGCTCCGCTGCTTGCTTCGCGCCGAGTGCCAAGGTTGATGCGACCACCACGTCAGCGGCACCGATACGTTGCTCGACCGCTTCGTACGTGTCGGGCAGCGTGTCCAGCACCGCGCGGAGGACGAGCAGCCCGCCGCGGCGCGGGTGCCAGACGTCGGGGTCGGCGGTGAACTTGTGAAAGTCTTCGTCAGTGCCGACGCCGACCGCATCGACGCCCGCTTCTCGGGCCAACTCGACGAACGGCGTCGCGGTGACCAACGTTGCCGAATGCCCACGGCTTTGGAGGGTTTGTGCCAGGCCGACGAACGGATGCACGTCGCCGTGGGAGCCAAAAGTGGCAATGAGGAACCGCATGCGGGCAGAGGGTAGGTGAGGCGTCAACAAAAGAACGTGGGTCGGCGTGAAGCCGACCCACGTTCGGGTTCGAGCAACGATCGTGGGGATCGTTTAGCTGCCGGGCGTGAGCGTGTGATACGCGCCCATGCCGTGTTCGCCGAGGTCGAGGCCTTCGACTTCTTCTTCCTCGGAGACGCGGATGCCGCCGGCAACCTTCAGGATGCCGAAGATCGCGAAAGCGATGAGGAACGCGGTGACCGAGACGAGGACCGTACCGATCAACTGCGATACGAAGCTGTGATCGGGGTTGGACGAGAAGATGCCCACGGCGAGGGTGCCCCAGACGCCGCAGACGCCGTGGACGCTGATGGCACCGACGGGGTCGTCGATCTTGATGCGGTCGAAGCCAAGGACGGACACGACCACGAGCACGCCAGCGATACCGCCGACGACGATGGACCAGCCCGGCGAGATCGAGTCCGCACCGGCGGTGATACCGACCAGCCCCGCGAGCATGCCGTTGAGACCCATGGTGAGGTCGGGCTTGCCGATCGCACCCCACGAGGTCAGCAGCGCGACCATGCCACCGGCGAAGCCGGCCAAGGCGGTGGTGACAAACACGAACGACACGCCGGCTTCATCGGCCGAGAGGACCGAGCCGCCGTTGAAGCCGAACCAGCCGAGGAACAGCAGGAACACGCCGACGTTGACCAATGGCAGGTTGTGGCCGGGGATACCTTTGATCGAACCGTCGGAGCCGTACTTGCCAAGGCGGGGTCCGAGCAGGATGACGCCCGCGAGAGCGCCCCAACCGCCGAAGGCGTGGACGACGGACGAGCCGGCGAAGTCGTAGAACGCGCCGGTGGGCAGCGAGCCGAGGCCGCCGCCACCCCAGTGCCAGCTACCGACGAACGGGTAACCAAAGCCGACGAACACGACGGCGAAGATCATGAAGGCCGGGAGCTTGATGCGTTCGGCCACGGCACCCGAGACGATCGTCGCGGCGGTGGCGGCGAACATCGCCTGGAAAATGAAGTCGGTGTAGATCGTGTAACTGCCGCCGTAGTAGGAAGCAGTCACGGCCCCGTCGCCGGTCGGATCAAGCCATGGCGCGGGGAACGGCAGTGCAAGGATGCCGTCGATCACCCAGTCGCTCGGGTAGTGGGCGTTGAAGCCCCAAACCCAGTACAGTAGCACACCAGTGCAGATGATCCAGAGGTTCTTGGTCAACACGTTGACCGAGTTCTTCGCACGGGTGAGGCCCGTCTCGACGCAACCGAAACCAAGGTGCATGATAAAGACCAAAGCTGCGGCGATCAGCACCCAGATGTTGTTGGCGCGGTACTGACCGGGCGAGACGAACTGCGGATTACCATCATCATCGTCACCGGCGTAGACCATCTCGACCGCGCCGCCCGACGGCAGTACCGTGGCCGCGACTCTTTCGGTCAAGGCTTCGACCAGGGGCTCGACCTCGGGTGAGGCGTCTGGCTTGTCCTGAGCCATGGTTGGCGTCGTTGCAAGGCCGATGACGGCGACCAAGGCGAGCAGAGCGAGACTCAGGCCGGTGAAGCCTTTCTTGTCTCGACGACGGCGGGGTGTTTTGTTCTGAATCGAAAGCATCTGCGGGGTCCTCAAGCGCGGCGTGTCGGTTGGGCAAGCCGGTTTGGCTGATTGGGTCGACCGCCGCCGCGGGGGCGGGGAATTGAAGATGTAAGGCGAACGCGGTGGGGTGAGGCGGCCGTGTGCCTTCGGGCCGAGAAACCGGAGACGATTCGCATGTGCCGGGATCGGCCAAAATCGTCTCGGGTTGTGGTACAGATGATCGTCAGCCGGCGCGCAGCCATCTTGGGATGGCATCGAGACGTCTGATTGGCGAAGGCGGCAGCGTCCGGCTGCGGGGCAATGGAAGCCCGTGATTGTTGGCCCTGTGTGAGCAGCGGGCCGGTTGGTTCGGGGACGAGTGTGGGGCGGTTGTTGCAAAGATTCAAGTCCCAACTCCTTTATTCCGCCAGAATTTCGCGCGCCCGTGTCCGTTTGGTCCGGTAATCGATGATGAGAAGCGCCGAGTTGTTCGATCGTCCGAAGCGTTGTGATCGCTCGTGTCCCGGACAGGTTCGGCAACTCGCAATTGAAACGGGGCGTGACCCGCTAAGGTCACGCCCCGTGTTGCTTTAGATTCGGAAATCCGGTCGGCTTAGTAAGTGCCGGAGATACCGATCGTGCCGATGACCTCGTGGTCTTGGCCGGAGTTGATGTCCTGGGTGTGGTCGTTGAGCCACAACAGGGTCACACCAGCGGCGAACGAGTATTCACCGTAACGGTCCGGGATGGCGTCGATCGGCACTTCGCCGAAGAGCCCGACCTGGATGTAACCGACGGTGTCGTCGTCGGTCCCACCGCCAGCCTCGGCCTGCTCGTAGTAGTCATCGACCGACAGGCCGATGACCATCGGCAGGCTCATCGTCACTTCCGTGTCGAACACGGTCACGGGCGTGCTGGGCGTGAAGCCGATCTCGGCGTAGATGCCTTCCTCGAAGCCGTCGGCACCGTTGTCCACTTCGAAGTAGATGCCGGCGTGAGCTTCGTAATCGAGGGCAATCCCGGCGACTTCGACCGAGTTTCCGTATGAACCGTACACGCCGATTTCCTGAACGGTGCTGAAGGCGCCGTTCGGGGAGGTGTAGGCGGTGTAGATGACACCGACGCTCGTGGAATCGGAGATGGCCAGGTCGAACGAGGCGAACAGGTCGGCCTCGTACCAGAAGTCGGCACCTTCACCGGGGCCGGCACCGGTCTGCTCCTCGTGGAAGCTGTTCCAGATACCGAGAGTGGCCGTCAGGTCGCCCTGGTCGGTTTCGAGCAGGTCGATGGTGACATCGGCGTAGGGCTGGATGATGACACCGGCGTTTTCCTGGAAGATACCACGGAAGTAGTAGTCGGTGGTGACGTCGACGCCCCAGCTCAACGAAAGGCCGCCGGTGTTGGGGCCGTCGCTTTAATCAGGGGTGAGGGTGGCGTCTTGGGCGAACGTCGAGGCCGTGAGGCCGAGAGTGGCGGCGAGTGCCGCGGCGAAAAGGGTGTTGGATTTAAGATTCCGCATGGAATGGGTCTCCTTCAGGGGCATGGGTCCGTGTCCCGCACACGCGCGGTGTAGTGGGTTGGTGTCCCGTTTGAGTTCGTGCCGGTGGCACGGGTCGCAGTTGTCTTGTGTGATCAGGCGCGGTTTGCGGTTGTCGGGGGCGGTCAGTGTCGGCGTGGAGCGGGTCGCCTTGGTTTGGGCTGGGAACGCCGACAAACGGAACACCCGGCCGGACCGGTCTGAACATGCACCTCGGCAAGATCGGCATATCTTGCTACTTTGGCATCGAAAATCTAGCCGGATTTTCATATTCCGCCTAATGCCGGGGTGAAAAGCGACGGATCGTCGGTGGCGCTACTATCGCAACGGATCGGCTCCAAAGGCCGATTTCACATCCGTATGCCCATCCGAAACTTCTCCATCGTCGCCCACATCGACCACGGCAAGTCCACCCTATCGGACCGCTTGCTCATGCGTGCCGGGGCCATCACCGAGCGCGAGTTCCGTGCGCAAACCCTTGACGACATGGATCTTGAGCGCGAACGCGGCATCACGATCAAGGCGTCCGCCGTCTCCATCAATCACCAGCACAACGGTGAAAATTTCCTGCTCAACTTCATCGACACGCCAGGCCACGTCGACTTCCATTACGAGGTCCAGAAAGCCCTGCAGGCGTGCGAAGGGGCGATTCTCGTCGTCGATGCGGCTCAGGGGGTGCAGGCACAAACTGTCGCGAACGCATACGCCGCGATCGAGGCCGATCTCGAGATCATCCCGGTGATCAACAAGATCGATCTGCCCAGTGCCCGCCCGGAGCACATGGCCGAAGAGCTCGAACAGGTGCTGGGCATCGACGCGACCGAGTGCATCTACGTTTCCGCCAAGACCGGCCAAGGCATCGATGAACTGATCGATCGCCTCTGCACCCAACTTCCCGGCCCGTCCGGAAAGGCCGACCAGCCGCTGCGGGCGCTGATCTTCGATTCGCTTTACGACGACTACCGCGGCGTGGTCGCTTACATCCGGGTCGTCGATGGCGAAATCCGCAAGGGCCAAAAGATCAAGTTCATGGGCCAGGGCGAACGCGAATATGTCGTGTCGTCGCTCGGCCGACACACGCCCAAGCGGACCGACATCGACGCGCTCAAGACCGGTGAGGTCGGCTACGTCGTGGCCAACATCAAGGAGCTCGGCGACGTCCGCATCGGTGACACCATCACCGACGCCGACAACCCCGCTCCCGAAGCGCTGCCCGGGTACGAGCCGGTGAGCCAGATGGTGTTCTGCGACTTCTACCCCGGTGGTCGGACTCAGTACGACGAACTTCGCGACGCCATGGACCGGCTCGTGCTCAACGACTCGTCCTTCTCGTTCAGCCCCGAGTCGTCCGACGCGTTGGGCTTCGGCTTCCGCTGCGGCTTCCTCGGCCTGCTCCACATGGAGATCATCCAGGAACGCCTCGAACGCGAGTTCAACATCGAGGTCGTCCAGACCGCTCCGACGGTCACTTACGAAATCGAGAAGGTCGACGGCGAGGTCTTTACGATCGACGCCCCGTCGCAGTTGCCCGACCCGTCGCACATCGAAGAGATCCGCGAGCCGTTCATCCGCATGGCGATCATGACCCCGGCCAACGGCGTCGGTGCGATCATGAAGCTCTGCGACGACCGACGCGGCGAGTACAAGAAGACCGAGTACGTCGGCACCGAGCGCGTGATCCTCACCTACGAGATCCCGCTCGCCGAAGTCATCTACGACTTCTACGACCGGCTCAAATCCGCCACCAGCGGCTACGGGACGATGGACTACGAAGTCATCGGCTTCCGCGCCGGCAACCTCGTTCGCGTCGATATCCTCGTCAACGGCGACCGCGTTGATGCCTTGTCCATGATCTGCCACCGCTCGAACGCGGAGCAGCGCGGCCGCAAGCTGCTGGTCAAACTCAAGGGCGAGATCGACCGCCACCTCTTCGAGATCCCCCTCCAGGCCGCCATCGGCGGCAAGATCATCGCCCGCGAGACCATCAAGTCCGTCGGCAAGAACGTCACCGCCAAGTGCTACGGCGGCGACGTCTCTCGTAAACGCAAGCTGCTGGAGAAACAGAAGGAAGGCAAAAAGCGCATGAAGCGCGTCGGCAGCGTCGACATTCCGCAGGGAGCCTTCCTCGCCATCCTCGAAGCGGGCGAGTGAGCGGCGACCAACGGGAGCTTCCGCCGGATGCGATTAGAGTGTTACAATCGTCCAATGGCATCCGTGACGGCCCAGCCAACCTCATCCATTGACTCCCCTTCACCGCGGGTTGAGCGTTTGACCGTCGAAGAGTTTGTGGCTCTACCGACAAAACCCGGTGCTGGGAAACGGGAACTCGTTGATGGAAAAGTGATCGAGATGGCCCCACCCGACTATGCCACGGGCGAAGTCAACTGTCGTTGGGTAAGTTGCTCGACACGTTCGTCGAAGAACGAAACCTTGGTGTGATCGTGCCCGAGGTGGCATTTGTGCTTCATCGGGAGCCGAGTGTGGTTCGGCTGCCGGACTTGGCTTTCCTGCGGCTCGATCGCGTCCCGCCTGATGACGTCGATAACGAAGGCCAGATCGAGGGGCCACCCGATTTGGCCATTGAGGTTCGGTCTCCCTCGGAACGCACTGCTGATGTGCAGGACAAGATTGACGATTACTTGGAATATGACATCAAAATGGTCTGGGTTCTCGACCGTCCACGACAGACACTGACGGTTTATCGTCGAGGGGTACCACCGGAAATTCTCGGCTTAGAGGACACCGTCGACAGCTACGAGATATTGCCCGGCTTTTCCGCAAAAGTGGACAGTCTTTTTCCGAGTCCACGTCGCTAAGCTTCGCGAATGATCCCCACCGCCCACCTCGTCGAACAGTTCAAGTACACCACCGAGAAGATGATCGAGATCGCCGAGTCGGTCGATCGCGAGCACTGGGCCTCGCAACCCGGCGGTGTGCGAAACCATCCGGCGTGGACACTGCCGCACTGTGCGATGGGCAACGGGATGCTGCTCGGATTCCTCGGCAAGGACGGCCTTTGTCCCGAGGCTTGGGGCGAGAACACCGGCAACGGTTCGATGCCCTCGATGGACCGCACCGAGTACCCGCCCGATGCCGACGTGGTTGATGTGCTCCGCAAACAGGCCGCGGAGATCACGGTCGAGGCAATCGAGGCCGCCGATCTTGGCGCTGAGATGCCGCATGAAGGCATGCGTGAGTTTTGGCCGACCGTCGGTCATGCCGTCGCATACATGCTCGTCCATCACCTCGCCGACCACAAAGGCCAACTCCTGGCTTGGCGCCGGGCCCTGAAGGCGTCGCTCGAACACGAGAAGTAACGCGTCGTCAGTGGCCGACCAAAGCGGCTACCTGTTCGGGCCGATAGTCGTCGTAGCGACAGGGCTGGCACTCACGCCAGCCGTCGCACGGAGACGATGATGCAATTCAATACCAACGGCCCCCTCGAACTCGAACCCGCTCCCAGCCACACCGTCGACGAGCAGAATCGCGGCATGCCCATCGGGGAGTTGCTGGTGGAGCGTGGCTTGCTCACCGACGAGCAGGTCGCCCACATCCTCGACGTCCAGCGGCGGGGCGGTCGGCCTTTCGGCGATCTGGCCGAACGGCTGTACGGCATCGACGCGCTGGCAATCGAGGACGCGTGGATTCAGCAGTACAAACTCATCGCCGGCGAGTGCGACCTGAAACAAATCGAGGCCGACGAGCAGTGTCTGCGGCTCATCAACCGCCGGCAGGCGTGGCAGTTCGGCATCGTCCCCATGAACCGCGATAGCGGCCACCTCAACGTCGCGACCGACGCGGACAACCTCGTGCGCGGGCTCAACTTCTCCACCCGCCATTTCGCCGAGCCGGTGAGCATGCTGCTCGCCGAGCGGGGGCAGTTGCGGGACTTTCTCATGCGGCACTACCCGGTGCCTGATCACATCAGCAAGTACGCCGATTCGCTACGCAAGTGATCCGGTTATGGGCCGCCGTGATTGGTTGGCAAGCGATTGACTTGCGCTGCGACCGAGGAACGATCCAAGCGTCATGCGATGGATCATCGCGGTCGCGCTAGCGACGTTGGGCATGTCGTTCGGTTGTAGCGAGAACGCCGTCAATCTCGGCGGTGGTGGTGTGCTCGCGATCGCCAAGCCCGACAACGTATTTGCCGATGAGCGGTACTTCACGCTCCTCGACGCGGAGATGCAAAGCGACCAGTTTTTCACGCGCAGCGAACGCACCTACGGCGATGCATTTGGCGGCCAATACGGGTTCGCGGTCGACGGCGAGTTGAGCGTGCCGCTCGGCAATCTCTGGCCCGGCGGCGACCAGGTCGGCGCGGTGCCGGGCATTTGGCAACTCCTCGCGTGGTACGTTCGCCCGCGGTTCGACGGCCCGGTCACGCTCACGCTTTTGCACGACGGCTCGCCGGTGAGTTCTTCCAAGCTCGACCTGCGTGCCGATCTCTGGCAGCCGATCGCGGTGGACCTCCAGCCGCTTCGCGACATGGGCATCGACCGCAGCGGTGGCTTGCTACTGCGACTGACCTTCGACGGGACCGCCGATGAACTTATGCTCGTCGACAACCAACGCGACCTCCACGACAACGGCTGGACCGTCGCCCAGCGAGGCCTGGTCCGTAACGCGGGCGGTATCGACCTGATCGGCGTTGAGCCCGTGGTCGAGGCCAACGACCTGCGATTCCGTGCCGGCGGTGAAACGGTGTATCGCAACGGCCAGCGCTACACGCTCGGTCGCCAACTGCCGACTCCCGGCAAGATCGTTGGTCCGGACGTCCGCGTGGTTCGCACAAGCCCGACCGACATCGACGGCGACGGGTTCGATGACGGCCGGGGCGCGTTCGTGCTGGTCGTCAATGAGCCACGCGCGGCGCTGATGCTCGAGCCGCGCCGACCGATCACCGACCCGGCGTTCGAAATGACCGGGCTGCCCCCCGGCGAGGTGATCGTGACGTTCGCCGGGGCGTTATCGGCCCAGCACACGCGATTGCCGGACGGGACGGTGCTCTTCGTCCTGCCCGGCACGTTCGAGCAGGCCACCCCCATCCAGATCCGCGTGAGGTGACATTAACTCCGCTTCGGATCACGCCGATGCGAAGTTTGTGGCTCGACGAAGTAAGTGGGCAAAACGTGATTGGGACCAGGAGTCGCTCGTGCGTCGTGCGCTAGCGCCGGTGTTCCGCAGTATCGGACTCGGTGGCAAGCTCATGCTCGCGACCACGGGGGTGCTGTTGCTCACGGTGTCGTTGTGCGGCTTCGGCATCCGTTGGGAGGCCGGCCGACAGCTCGACGCGATGCTCGCTCACCAAGCCCGGCAAAGCGCGGAAGCCGTCGCGTTGGCCGTGAGCGAGCCCCTTGCCGCGGGCGACGTCGATCGCATCAACGATATCCTTCACAGCGCGTCCGCACCCGCCGGCGTCGGCTTCATTCGACTCATCGACAGCAACAACCGCCCGGTCGCTTCGGCCTCCGTGGCGGACTACGAAAACGTGGTACATGGGACGTCGGTCGTCCTGCTCCCCGACCGTGGTGAGACCTCGCCGATGGGCACGATCACGGTCGGCCTCGACACCGCCGGCCACGACGCGGCGTTGGAGAAAATCGAAGCCCGTCTCATCGTTCTCGGCCTCGCGTGCTGTGCGCTGGGCCAGGTCTTGATCAGCTTGTTCGTGCGGCAGACGTCGCGCCCTCTGGCGGCGTTCGAGCGGGCCAGTCGCAAGATCGCCCAAGGCGAAAGCGTCGACACGTTCGACCTGCGTCGCACCGACATCCTCGGTGACCTTGGGCGCTCGTTCCAGCACATGGCCGACGAGATCGAGCGGCAACGCCAGTCGGTCCAGCGAGTCAACAGTGAACTCGCCCAGGTCAACCGCGAACTGGAAACACGCATCGCGCACCGGACGACCCAGCTCGAAACGGCCAACGGTCGCCTTGCGGGGGAAATTGCGGAGAAGGAAGACTTTCTCCGTGCCATCAGCCACGACCTCAACGCGCCGCTCCGCAACATCGCGGGCATGGTCACGATGCTTCGCCGCAAGGCCGGTGACACGCTCAGCGACGACACACTCCACCGCCTCGATCGGATCGAAAAGAACGTCGAGCACGAGATGGACCTCATCAACGAGTTGCTCGAACTGTCCCGCATCAAGACACGCCAGACCGACTTCGCGGAAATGGAGTTGGTGAATCTCGAGCAAATGGTCTGGGACCTGCGGGGCATGTTCGAGAGCGACCTGCGCGAGAAGCACATCGAGGTCTCGCTGGCGACCGCGCTTCCCAAGGTCCGCTGCGAACGCCCGCGCATCCGGCAGGTGCTCCAGAACCTCATCGACAACGCCATCAAGTACATGGGCGACGGCTCGCTTGACGACAACGGCGTGGTTCACAAGACCATCTCTGTCGGCTGCGTCGTGCGGCCCAACGAGGCCGAGTTCTTCGTCCGTGACACCGGCAAGGGCATCGCCGCCGAAGATATCGACAAGGTGTTCTACGTCTTCCGGCGCGCGTCCAATCACGGTGACGCGCAGGGCAAGGGCGTGGGACTTGCCAGCGTCAAGAGCATTGTCGAAACGTACAACGGAACGATCTGGGCCGAGTCCGAACTGGGCAAGGGGACAACGTTCCGGTTCACCATCAACGCGAAGTACGTCGAGGCCGGGCTGGCCAAACAGCCCACGTCCGACGCTGCCCCGATCAACCCGGCCAGCGTATCGGCCGATGCAGCTTGAAGACCCCG harbors:
- the lepA gene encoding translation elongation factor 4 yields the protein MPIRNFSIVAHIDHGKSTLSDRLLMRAGAITEREFRAQTLDDMDLERERGITIKASAVSINHQHNGENFLLNFIDTPGHVDFHYEVQKALQACEGAILVVDAAQGVQAQTVANAYAAIEADLEIIPVINKIDLPSARPEHMAEELEQVLGIDATECIYVSAKTGQGIDELIDRLCTQLPGPSGKADQPLRALIFDSLYDDYRGVVAYIRVVDGEIRKGQKIKFMGQGEREYVVSSLGRHTPKRTDIDALKTGEVGYVVANIKELGDVRIGDTITDADNPAPEALPGYEPVSQMVFCDFYPGGRTQYDELRDAMDRLVLNDSSFSFSPESSDALGFGFRCGFLGLLHMEIIQERLEREFNIEVVQTAPTVTYEIEKVDGEVFTIDAPSQLPDPSHIEEIREPFIRMAIMTPANGVGAIMKLCDDRRGEYKKTEYVGTERVILTYEIPLAEVIYDFYDRLKSATSGYGTMDYEVIGFRAGNLVRVDILVNGDRVDALSMICHRSNAEQRGRKLLVKLKGEIDRHLFEIPLQAAIGGKIIARETIKSVGKNVTAKCYGGDVSRKRKLLEKQKEGKKRMKRVGSVDIPQGAFLAILEAGE
- a CDS encoding HAMP domain-containing sensor histidine kinase translates to MRRALAPVFRSIGLGGKLMLATTGVLLLTVSLCGFGIRWEAGRQLDAMLAHQARQSAEAVALAVSEPLAAGDVDRINDILHSASAPAGVGFIRLIDSNNRPVASASVADYENVVHGTSVVLLPDRGETSPMGTITVGLDTAGHDAALEKIEARLIVLGLACCALGQVLISLFVRQTSRPLAAFERASRKIAQGESVDTFDLRRTDILGDLGRSFQHMADEIERQRQSVQRVNSELAQVNRELETRIAHRTTQLETANGRLAGEIAEKEDFLRAISHDLNAPLRNIAGMVTMLRRKAGDTLSDDTLHRLDRIEKNVEHEMDLINELLELSRIKTRQTDFAEMELVNLEQMVWDLRGMFESDLREKHIEVSLATALPKVRCERPRIRQVLQNLIDNAIKYMGDGSLDDNGVVHKTISVGCVVRPNEAEFFVRDTGKGIAAEDIDKVFYVFRRASNHGDAQGKGVGLASVKSIVETYNGTIWAESELGKGTTFRFTINAKYVEAGLAKQPTSDAAPINPASVSADAA
- a CDS encoding ammonium transporter, which translates into the protein MLSIQNKTPRRRRDKKGFTGLSLALLALVAVIGLATTPTMAQDKPDASPEVEPLVEALTERVAATVLPSGGAVEMVYAGDDDDGNPQFVSPGQYRANNIWVLIAAALVFIMHLGFGCVETGLTRAKNSVNVLTKNLWIICTGVLLYWVWGFNAHYPSDWVIDGILALPFPAPWLDPTGDGAVTASYYGGSYTIYTDFIFQAMFAATAATIVSGAVAERIKLPAFMIFAVVFVGFGYPFVGSWHWGGGGLGSLPTGAFYDFAGSSVVHAFGGWGALAGVILLGPRLGKYGSDGSIKGIPGHNLPLVNVGVFLLFLGWFGFNGGSVLSADEAGVSFVFVTTALAGFAGGMVALLTSWGAIGKPDLTMGLNGMLAGLVGITAGADSISPGWSIVVGGIAGVLVVVSVLGFDRIKIDDPVGAISVHGVCGVWGTLAVGIFSSNPDHSFVSQLIGTVLVSVTAFLIAFAIFGILKVAGGIRVSEEEEVEGLDLGEHGMGAYHTLTPGS
- a CDS encoding DinB family protein, which codes for MIPTAHLVEQFKYTTEKMIEIAESVDREHWASQPGGVRNHPAWTLPHCAMGNGMLLGFLGKDGLCPEAWGENTGNGSMPSMDRTEYPPDADVVDVLRKQAAEITVEAIEAADLGAEMPHEGMREFWPTVGHAVAYMLVHHLADHKGQLLAWRRALKASLEHEK
- a CDS encoding glycosyltransferase, which codes for MRFLIATFGSHGDVHPFVGLAQTLQSRGHSATLVTATPFVELAREAGVDAVGVGTDEDFHKFTADPDVWHPRRGGLLVLRAVLDTLPDTYEAVEQRIGAADVVVASTLALGAKQAAEQHGIPCASVHLQPTVLWSVHAPPRLPGVPAIVNRMPRFVLERFYDGADKMVLDPKIAPELNDFRAGIGLPPVARVMSKYVHEGALSLGMWPDWFAPPQADWPTNAKLAGFPLYDEKDVTPMPEHLREWIDDDDPPIAFTPGSAMRHGRRFFDVAVRACQKAGVRGLLLTRHAENVADDLPPGMLHVPYAPFSQLLPRCAALVHHGGIGTMSQALAAGIPQLVMPMAHDQFDNAERIARLGVGEWTSVRRFRPGRVGRLLPRVITKQPAASALAERLAGVDGLTRAAELLEAIAQPATESANGVA